In Myxocyprinus asiaticus isolate MX2 ecotype Aquarium Trade chromosome 3, UBuf_Myxa_2, whole genome shotgun sequence, the following proteins share a genomic window:
- the LOC127423505 gene encoding PR domain zinc finger protein 12-like — protein sequence MGSVLLLKSRLRSQLCEIITSDILHSFLYGRWRNVLGEHLYEDKHHHSSSSSPKTAFTAEVLAQSFTGEVQKLSSLVLPSEVIIAQSSVPGEGLGIFSKTWIKAGTEMGPFTGRVISPEHVDLCKNNNLMWEVFNEDGTVRCFIDASQEDQRSWMTYIKCARNEQEQNLEVVQIGSSVFYKALEAIPPDQELLVWYGNSHNTFLGIPGVPGTEDEHQKKRNDDSYLCDAPPSSLASSSSTASRMRCVICHRGFNSRSNLRSHMRIHTQDKPFVCRFCNRRFSQSSTLRNHVRLHTGERPYKCQVCQSAYSQLAGLRAHQKSARHRPSSSNFEAGHPLPPPTLMPAVSHHTLLHHIPTMVL from the exons ATGGGTTCGGTTCTGCTGCTGAAGTCCAGGTTGAGATCTCAACTGTGTGAAATCATCACCTCTGATATTCTGCACAGTTTTCTGTACGGCAGGTGGAGAAATGTTCTCGGAGAGCATCTGTATGAAGACAAACATCATCACAGCAGCAGCTCGAGTCCAAAAACCGCCTTCACCGCTGAAGTTCTGGCGCAATCTTTCACTGGAG AGGTTCAGAAGCTGTCTAGTCTGGTTCTGCCCAGCGAGGTCATCATCGCCCAGAGTTCAGTCCCTGGAGAAGGTCTGGGGATTTTCTCCAAAACCTGGATCAAAGCCGGCACTGAGATGGGCCCGTTCACCGGGAGGGTGATCTCCCCCGAGCATGTGGACCTGTGCAAGAACAATAACCTCATGTGGGAG GTGTTTAATGAGGATGGCACAGTCCGGTGCTTCATTGATGCCAGTCAGGAGGACCAGCGGAGTTGGATGACGTACATTAAATGTGCCAGAAATGAACAGGAGCAAAACCTGGAGGTGGTTCAGATTGGCAGCAGCGTCTTCTACAAAGCTCTCGAG GCTATTCCACCAGATCAGGAGCTGCTTGTTTGGTACGGAAATTCCCACAATACCTTCCTCGGTATTCCTGGTGTTCCGGGCACAGAGGATGAGCACCAGAAGAAAAGAaacg ATGATTCATACTTGTGTGATGCCCCACCTTCATCACTGGCCTCCTCGTCATCAACTGCAAGTCGCATGCGCTGCGTCATCTGTCACCGTGGCTTCAATTCCCGCAGTAACCTGCGCTCACACATGCGCATTCACACCCAGGACAAACCGTTCGTCTGCCGCTTCTGTAACCGTCGTTTCAGCCAGTCCTCCACGCTCCGCAACCATGTCCGCCTGCACACCGGCGAACGGCCCTACAAATGCCAGGTCTGCCAGAGCGCATACTCGCAGCTGGCAGGCCTGCGGGCGCACCAGAAGAGTGCCAGACACAGACCGAGCAGCTCAAACTTTGAAGCTGGACATCCTTTGCCTCCACCGACACTAATGCCAGCCGTTTCTCATCACACACTGCTGCATCATATTCCCACCATGGTGCTCTGA